Proteins from a genomic interval of Anatilimnocola floriformis:
- a CDS encoding NAD(P)/FAD-dependent oxidoreductase — protein sequence MDCLIVGGGVIGLSLAWQLARRGKKVRVLDRQELGREASWAGAGILPPANREALAHPYDQLRGMSFELHREWAEQLRAETGIETGYRRCGGIYLARAAGETAALAAWAETLREERVEVERLSVSGRELGRPGAEGQSIPSPITPPPHRLLSELETGISLAPPGGMPIRAAWLLPDECQLRNPHYLQALVRVCEQAGVELSPNVEVQDFVLAGDRVRGVVTAAGEISADQVCVTSGAWTGLLLQRLGLTLGVVPVRGQIVLFRGERPAAKCVINEGPRYLVPREDGRLLVGSTEEEAGFEKRTTEVVIAELIAFARSLLPVLNSAEIEKTWAGLRPASFDGFPYLGPIPGMSNAFVASGHFRSGLYLSPGTATVMAELMCGAETSIDLSVFRVGR from the coding sequence ATGGACTGTTTGATTGTTGGCGGCGGCGTGATTGGGTTATCGTTGGCCTGGCAGCTGGCGCGGCGCGGGAAGAAAGTGCGCGTCCTCGATCGCCAGGAACTGGGGCGTGAAGCCAGTTGGGCCGGCGCGGGGATCCTTCCACCGGCGAATCGCGAAGCGCTCGCCCATCCTTACGATCAACTGCGCGGGATGAGCTTTGAACTGCATCGAGAATGGGCCGAACAGCTACGTGCCGAAACGGGTATCGAGACCGGCTATCGTCGCTGCGGCGGCATCTACTTGGCGCGAGCGGCAGGAGAGACGGCAGCGCTGGCGGCTTGGGCGGAGACGTTGCGCGAGGAGCGCGTCGAGGTTGAACGGCTGAGTGTGAGTGGTCGGGAGCTGGGGCGACCGGGAGCTGAGGGGCAATCAATTCCTTCCCCTATCACCCCACCGCCCCATCGCCTGCTCTCCGAACTTGAGACAGGCATTTCCCTCGCACCGCCCGGTGGCATGCCAATCCGCGCCGCCTGGCTGTTGCCCGATGAGTGCCAGCTGCGAAATCCGCATTACCTGCAGGCGCTCGTTCGCGTTTGCGAACAAGCGGGAGTCGAACTGTCGCCGAATGTTGAAGTTCAGGATTTTGTGTTAGCCGGCGATCGAGTTCGTGGCGTCGTGACTGCGGCGGGCGAGATCTCAGCCGATCAGGTTTGCGTGACGAGCGGCGCTTGGACCGGTCTGTTGTTGCAGCGGCTTGGTTTGACGCTGGGCGTGGTGCCGGTGCGGGGACAGATTGTGCTCTTTCGCGGTGAACGACCGGCGGCGAAGTGTGTCATCAACGAAGGCCCTCGCTATCTCGTGCCGCGCGAGGACGGCAGGCTGCTCGTCGGGTCGACCGAAGAAGAAGCCGGGTTCGAGAAGCGGACGACGGAAGTCGTCATCGCCGAGCTGATTGCGTTTGCCAGATCGCTGTTGCCTGTGTTGAACTCGGCTGAGATCGAAAAGACCTGGGCGGGACTGCGTCCGGCGTCGTTCGATGGGTTTCCTTATTTAGGACCGATTCCGGGAATGAGCAACGCGTTTGTCGCCTCGGGGCATTTTCGGAGCGGGTTGTATTTGTCCCCGGGAACTGCGACCGTAATGGCGGAACTGATGTGCGGGGCAGAAACGAGCATCGATTTGAGTGTGTTTCGGGTCGGGAGATAG
- a CDS encoding APC family permease gives MEAQKDAPFHGVKGDSKGRLSLLDTTSIIVGIIIGSTIFKMSPTISSSAANLACWLLQDNSYWVQIAGISAIWIVGGLIALMGAVCYAELATALPQDGGSYVYLKEAFGRRTAFAFAWTEFWIVRPGNIGAIAFVAAIFALQLLPAEVKGLLGSRPETALSLIFICVLTAINLLGIQMERWTQNLLTAAKVLGLVIVALLAWLWLTAGAGTNDVAPPSETSLSFAMIMVMFAYGGWSDMSYVAAEVDQPRRNISRALLLGTGSVLAIYLLLNLGFARALGLAGLYGSQNVASDVLQRSLGAVGDKFISLLVAVSCLGAIHGMIFTGARVYYKLGSEHPLFGWLGAWHPRLQVPLRSILAQSAVTVVLVAIFGANAAAFDRLVMFTGPFYWGFICLVIVALVALRWQRRLSAERYRVPLYPLPPLLFSAACIWMAYSGIMYAWTSGGREGYWALVVVIVGLLIVVRDSLVLRR, from the coding sequence ATGGAAGCTCAAAAAGACGCGCCCTTTCACGGAGTGAAAGGCGACAGTAAAGGTCGACTCTCGCTGCTCGATACCACCTCGATCATCGTTGGCATCATCATCGGCTCGACGATTTTCAAAATGTCGCCGACGATTTCGTCCTCGGCGGCGAATCTCGCTTGCTGGCTGCTGCAGGACAATTCTTACTGGGTGCAGATCGCCGGTATCAGTGCGATTTGGATCGTGGGCGGCCTGATCGCGCTGATGGGGGCGGTCTGTTATGCGGAGCTCGCCACCGCGCTGCCGCAAGACGGCGGGAGTTACGTCTATCTGAAAGAAGCCTTCGGCCGGCGAACGGCGTTTGCGTTTGCCTGGACGGAATTTTGGATCGTGCGGCCGGGAAATATCGGCGCGATCGCGTTTGTCGCGGCGATTTTTGCTTTGCAGTTGCTCCCTGCTGAAGTGAAGGGCCTGCTTGGGTCGCGGCCGGAGACGGCGCTGTCGCTGATCTTTATTTGCGTGCTGACGGCGATCAATCTGCTCGGCATTCAGATGGAACGCTGGACGCAGAACTTGCTGACGGCAGCCAAGGTGCTGGGATTGGTGATCGTCGCGTTGCTGGCCTGGCTTTGGCTGACTGCTGGTGCAGGGACGAATGACGTTGCCCCGCCGAGCGAGACTAGTTTGTCGTTCGCGATGATCATGGTGATGTTTGCTTATGGCGGCTGGAGCGACATGTCGTATGTGGCTGCCGAGGTTGATCAGCCGCGGCGGAACATTTCGCGGGCGCTGCTGCTGGGAACCGGCTCGGTGCTGGCAATTTATTTGTTGCTTAATCTAGGCTTTGCCAGAGCGCTGGGTTTGGCCGGGCTATATGGCTCGCAGAATGTCGCCAGCGACGTGCTGCAGCGATCGCTGGGGGCAGTCGGCGATAAGTTCATCAGCCTGCTGGTGGCCGTTTCGTGCCTGGGGGCCATTCACGGCATGATCTTCACCGGCGCGCGGGTTTATTACAAACTCGGCAGCGAGCATCCGCTCTTTGGTTGGCTTGGTGCGTGGCATCCACGGTTGCAGGTGCCGCTGCGCTCGATCCTGGCGCAGTCGGCGGTGACCGTGGTGCTTGTCGCTATCTTCGGCGCGAATGCCGCTGCTTTCGACAGATTGGTGATGTTCACGGGCCCTTTTTATTGGGGCTTTATTTGTCTGGTGATCGTGGCCCTCGTGGCGCTGCGCTGGCAACGGCGCTTGTCGGCTGAGCGTTATCGTGTGCCGCTATATCCGCTGCCGCCGCTGCTGTTCAGCGCGGCGTGTATCTGGATGGCGTATTCCGGCATCATGTATGCATGGACGAGCGGAGGCCGTGAAGGCTACTGGGCACTCGTGGTGGTGATCGTCGGGTTGTTGATCGTGGTGAGAGATTCGCTTGTGTTAAGACGATAG
- a CDS encoding KamA family radical SAM protein, which produces MNSSDCEQSLTAVDLEEPPGTSYQNTSTSYTLTLSPPQVTQYKIAAGAPSAEAKPAESPPPVAFNRRARTTSKTRAFRKRFFPDVPDKDWNDWRWQSRHRIRTADKFEQMLELSDAEREGLSKGGNLLPVGITPYYMSLLDQADPLQPLRKTVVPVKDEFIRTPGESDDPLGEDGHSPVPGLVHRYPDRVLLLALDFCSTYCRYCTRSRVVGHGEIMPNEKRLEQAFEYIRQTPTIRDCLISGGDPLALSDEKLDWMLGRLREIPHLEFIRIGTKMPAVLPQRITPSLCRVLKKHHPLWMSIHFLHGEECTPEAYQACARLADSGVPLGAQTVLLKGVNDSVNVMKDLFHRLLMMRVRPYYIYQCDPISGSAHFRTTVSKGLEIIEGLRGHTTGYAVPQYVIDAPGGGGKIPLQPNYIVGRDGDDLLLRNYEGQVYRYPDPV; this is translated from the coding sequence ATGAACAGCTCCGATTGCGAGCAGTCGTTGACGGCCGTTGACCTGGAAGAACCTCCGGGTACTTCGTACCAAAACACATCCACCAGTTACACCCTTACGCTCTCCCCACCGCAGGTCACGCAGTACAAAATCGCTGCGGGCGCGCCTTCCGCCGAGGCGAAACCTGCTGAGTCGCCGCCACCGGTTGCTTTCAACCGTCGCGCGCGCACCACGTCCAAGACTCGCGCCTTCCGGAAGCGATTCTTTCCGGATGTGCCCGACAAAGATTGGAACGACTGGCGCTGGCAAAGCCGCCATCGCATTCGCACGGCAGACAAGTTCGAGCAAATGCTGGAGCTCTCCGATGCCGAACGCGAAGGCTTGTCGAAGGGTGGCAACTTGCTCCCCGTCGGCATCACGCCCTATTACATGAGTCTGCTCGATCAGGCCGACCCGCTGCAGCCATTGCGCAAGACGGTCGTCCCCGTGAAGGATGAATTCATCCGCACGCCGGGCGAGTCCGACGATCCGCTCGGCGAAGACGGCCACAGCCCCGTGCCGGGTCTGGTCCATCGCTATCCCGATCGCGTGTTGCTCCTCGCGCTCGATTTCTGCTCGACCTACTGCCGTTACTGCACGCGTTCGCGCGTTGTCGGTCACGGCGAAATCATGCCGAACGAAAAACGGCTCGAACAAGCCTTTGAATACATCCGCCAAACGCCGACCATCCGCGATTGCCTCATCTCCGGCGGCGATCCGCTCGCTCTGTCGGATGAGAAGCTCGATTGGATGCTCGGTCGGCTGCGGGAAATTCCGCATCTCGAGTTCATCCGCATCGGCACCAAGATGCCTGCCGTGCTCCCGCAACGGATCACGCCTAGCCTTTGCCGCGTGCTGAAGAAGCATCATCCCCTGTGGATGAGCATCCACTTCCTGCACGGCGAAGAGTGCACGCCCGAAGCCTATCAGGCTTGTGCTCGGCTGGCCGACAGCGGCGTGCCGCTCGGCGCTCAGACGGTGCTGCTGAAGGGTGTGAACGACAGCGTCAACGTGATGAAGGACCTCTTTCATCGCCTGCTGATGATGCGAGTCAGGCCGTACTACATCTACCAGTGCGACCCGATCAGTGGCAGCGCCCACTTCCGCACCACGGTGAGCAAGGGCCTGGAGATCATCGAAGGGCTGCGCGGACACACCACGGGTTACGCCGTGCCGCAGTACGTCATCGATGCTCCCGGCGGCGGCGGCAAGATTCCGCTGCAACCCAACTACATCGTAGGCCGCGACGGCGACGACCTGCTGCTGCGGAACTACGAAGGCCAGGTTTATCGGTATCCGGACCCGGTGTAA
- a CDS encoding YkgJ family cysteine cluster protein: protein MSEEFLCIRCSRHMKTCCQTADIYTTLGDLRRIEEYNGQTGFTEFRGPSNPAYADQDDDPIWRDNVFRADGTRRVVKKQANGDCTFLGSAGCVLPLETRPLICRIYPFDYTADGIADELAEGCPTELLRPGQGLIEALDMKLDDARRWHAQLYEELPRERL from the coding sequence ATGTCTGAAGAATTTCTCTGCATCCGCTGTTCCCGGCACATGAAAACCTGTTGCCAGACGGCGGATATTTACACGACGCTGGGCGACCTGCGGCGGATCGAGGAATACAACGGCCAGACGGGCTTCACCGAGTTCCGCGGGCCGAGTAACCCGGCCTACGCCGATCAGGACGACGACCCAATCTGGCGCGACAACGTCTTTCGCGCCGACGGCACGCGGCGCGTCGTCAAAAAGCAAGCCAACGGCGACTGCACCTTCCTCGGCTCGGCGGGCTGCGTGCTGCCGCTCGAAACGCGGCCACTCATCTGCCGCATCTACCCGTTCGACTACACTGCCGACGGTATTGCCGATGAACTTGCCGAAGGCTGCCCCACGGAGCTACTCCGCCCCGGCCAAGGCTTGATCGAAGCCCTCGACATGAAGCTCGACGACGCCCGCCGTTGGCACGCCCAACTCTACGAAGAACTGCCGCGCGAACGTTTGTAG
- a CDS encoding AAA family ATPase: MCQVVLGKPEVVRMCLVALLSGEHVLLEDVPGVGKTLVAKALAKSVSGHFCRLQFTPDLLPSDILGSSVYDAKESRFVFHRGPIFANIVLADEVNRAPPRTQSALLEAMSEGQVSVDGQTLKLPSPFLVIATQNPYEYEGTYALPESQLDRFLVRLSVGYPAAADERQVLSSHRLKEPVQDLQPAVTGEQILQLQHAVRQVRFDDSLGNYLLEIVHLTRQCDELRVGVSTRGALSLYRAAQSLALIEGRAFVIPEDIKRLTPGVLAHRVLLKGLARTSQRDVAEGIIRRLTDQVAVPR, encoded by the coding sequence ATCTGTCAGGTCGTTCTCGGCAAACCCGAAGTCGTGCGGATGTGTCTGGTCGCCCTTCTCTCCGGCGAACACGTGCTGCTCGAGGATGTTCCCGGTGTCGGGAAGACGCTGGTGGCGAAGGCCTTGGCGAAAAGCGTGTCGGGGCATTTCTGCCGATTGCAGTTCACGCCCGATTTGCTTCCTAGCGACATTCTTGGCAGCAGTGTGTATGACGCCAAGGAATCGCGGTTTGTCTTTCATCGCGGGCCGATCTTTGCCAACATCGTGCTGGCCGATGAGGTGAATCGGGCGCCGCCGCGGACGCAAAGCGCCTTGCTCGAAGCCATGAGCGAAGGGCAGGTTTCTGTCGACGGCCAAACGCTCAAGCTGCCGTCGCCGTTTTTGGTCATCGCCACGCAGAATCCGTATGAATACGAGGGAACCTATGCTCTGCCCGAGAGCCAACTCGATCGCTTCCTCGTGCGGTTGTCGGTCGGCTATCCCGCCGCGGCCGACGAACGGCAGGTGCTGTCGAGCCATCGCTTGAAAGAGCCCGTGCAAGATTTGCAGCCAGCCGTGACCGGCGAACAGATCCTGCAGCTGCAACACGCCGTTCGGCAGGTGCGGTTCGACGACTCGCTGGGAAACTACTTGCTGGAGATCGTGCATCTCACCCGCCAGTGCGACGAGTTACGCGTCGGCGTGAGCACCCGCGGTGCGTTGAGCTTGTATCGCGCGGCCCAATCGCTCGCGCTCATCGAAGGCCGGGCGTTTGTGATTCCGGAAGATATCAAACGACTCACGCCGGGAGTTCTCGCCCATCGCGTGCTGCTCAAGGGCCTTGCGCGGACTTCGCAGCGTGATGTGGCGGAAGGAATTATTCGGCGGCTGACCGATCAAGTCGCCGTGCCACGCTAA
- a CDS encoding DUF58 domain-containing protein: MTRNSHLRARLTREGWYYLAVLTFIVGGAALCHVNLLVVLGGMMLAPLLINWRLALASLRGIQIHRLPLRSVHAAQPLVVEFEITNRRRWFAAWLVVVEDRWQLLEEDPPSSRAGFWPIVYRGLNRLFGKSSLTSATTFVPSIEPGTTARTSYELLIPRRGRYALQASFVRSCFPLGLVEAIVTIREPREVLILPRIGRLSAEWTHRITAALQGEGERQLRHRSGDGDFFAVRPWQSGDSMRWMHWRTTARAGRPMVRQFERESTSTVALILDPFLPAQPTAGERARCEAAISFLATALADLAQRDTARLAVFVASASQPSWIGGRSPVFLEEVLAGLAELRGSPEDFRAAAAEQLDEQLPEPACVLVISSRPGNTVANSAKNAGENGSAELKPAEGRPGFNAGQIISIASPEFATLYSLE, from the coding sequence ATGACACGCAACAGCCATCTCCGCGCCCGACTCACTCGCGAAGGCTGGTATTACCTCGCCGTTCTTACGTTCATCGTTGGCGGCGCGGCCCTCTGTCATGTCAACCTTCTCGTCGTGCTCGGCGGCATGATGCTTGCGCCCCTGCTCATCAATTGGCGGTTGGCGCTGGCGAGTTTGCGCGGCATTCAGATCCATCGGCTGCCGTTGCGCAGCGTGCATGCCGCGCAGCCGCTCGTGGTGGAATTCGAAATCACCAACCGCCGACGCTGGTTCGCGGCTTGGCTGGTGGTGGTTGAGGATCGTTGGCAATTGCTCGAGGAGGATCCGCCTTCCTCACGCGCGGGCTTTTGGCCGATTGTTTATCGCGGCCTGAACCGCTTGTTCGGCAAATCGTCGCTGACTAGCGCGACGACATTCGTACCGTCCATCGAACCCGGCACCACAGCGAGGACCAGCTACGAGTTGCTCATTCCCCGTCGTGGCCGTTATGCCTTGCAAGCGAGTTTCGTACGGAGCTGTTTTCCGCTCGGTCTGGTCGAAGCCATCGTCACGATCCGCGAGCCGCGCGAGGTTCTCATCTTGCCGCGCATCGGCCGACTGAGTGCTGAGTGGACGCATCGGATCACTGCCGCCTTGCAAGGTGAAGGAGAACGTCAGCTGCGCCACCGGTCCGGCGATGGCGACTTCTTTGCGGTTCGTCCCTGGCAAAGTGGCGACAGCATGCGTTGGATGCATTGGCGGACCACCGCTCGCGCCGGCAGGCCCATGGTCAGGCAGTTTGAGCGCGAATCGACTTCCACGGTGGCGCTGATTCTCGATCCCTTTCTGCCAGCCCAGCCCACCGCCGGCGAACGAGCCCGCTGCGAAGCGGCCATCAGTTTTCTCGCCACAGCGCTCGCCGATCTGGCCCAGCGCGATACGGCCCGCCTGGCGGTCTTTGTGGCGAGTGCGTCCCAGCCCAGCTGGATCGGCGGCCGGTCGCCAGTCTTTCTCGAAGAAGTTCTAGCCGGGCTCGCCGAACTTCGCGGTTCGCCGGAGGACTTTCGGGCGGCAGCGGCCGAGCAGTTGGACGAGCAACTCCCCGAACCGGCCTGCGTGCTGGTGATCAGTTCCCGACCGGGAAACACGGTGGCGAATTCGGCCAAAAATGCGGGTGAAAACGGCTCCGCGGAACTTAAACCGGCCGAAGGGCGTCCTGGATTTAACGCCGGGCAAATAATTTCTATCGCGAGTCCAGAGTTCGCTACGTTATACTCTCTGGAGTAG
- the lnt gene encoding apolipoprotein N-acyltransferase — protein sequence MAANSRLVKADSRRSNKDAPAKVAARPEPAVPWPQRTWVLMLAGSLLLWASFPPLDLWPLAWLAPLPWLLLIRREQLAGKRPYLHVAVGGFVFWLLMLQGVRLAHPLLYGGWIALAAYLTTYLVLFIAITRVAVHRLRWPLFLAAPIVWTGLEFLRANLISGFACGMLAHTQTALPILLQIADLGSAYLVSFVMLLVTAVIAERLPANWLGETNKQHGPVAVVIAVVCVALTLSYGWYRLAEKLPENNRKPLQVALIQGSLDTRFDQHPQERMKETFGQYDPLTRETLAKSPQIDLVVWPESMFAVAEFQTKSANQLTDSSINAEKRQFIKSWQGLFETTLGEVQRFLPESQFLFGTTTLQFDLRDENPQPKNYNVALLAAPGKGLVNRYYKMHPVMFGEFVPLTDLFPALTSLTPIGEGMSVGNEPVLMEVRDYALAPNICFESTVPHLLRQQVSHLEQENKRPIDAIVNISNDGWFKASGILDLHFRCSVFRAIENRKPVIIAANTGISAHIDGNGRVIERGPKRSPKPLVASVVPDGRRSPYHSVGDLFAWLCAGATWGVALFATLKR from the coding sequence ATGGCAGCCAATTCGCGACTCGTGAAAGCCGATTCTCGCCGCAGCAACAAGGACGCGCCGGCGAAGGTCGCCGCGCGCCCCGAACCAGCCGTTCCCTGGCCGCAGCGAACCTGGGTGCTGATGCTGGCCGGCTCGCTCCTCCTCTGGGCTTCCTTTCCGCCGCTCGATCTTTGGCCGTTGGCGTGGCTTGCGCCGCTGCCGTGGTTGCTGCTGATTCGCCGCGAGCAACTCGCAGGCAAGCGACCTTACTTGCACGTGGCCGTCGGCGGGTTTGTCTTTTGGTTACTAATGCTGCAGGGCGTTCGGTTGGCGCATCCGCTGCTCTATGGCGGTTGGATTGCACTCGCGGCGTACCTGACGACTTACCTGGTGCTGTTCATTGCCATCACCCGTGTCGCCGTGCACCGCCTGCGCTGGCCGTTGTTTCTCGCGGCGCCGATCGTGTGGACCGGCCTCGAGTTCTTGCGGGCGAATCTGATCTCCGGTTTTGCCTGCGGGATGCTCGCCCATACGCAAACAGCATTGCCGATCCTGCTGCAGATCGCTGACCTCGGCAGCGCGTATCTGGTGAGCTTTGTGATGCTGCTGGTGACCGCTGTGATTGCGGAACGCCTGCCCGCAAACTGGTTGGGCGAAACAAACAAACAGCATGGACCGGTGGCCGTTGTGATCGCGGTAGTCTGTGTTGCGCTGACGCTCTCCTACGGCTGGTATCGCCTGGCAGAAAAGCTTCCTGAGAACAATCGCAAGCCGCTGCAAGTCGCGCTGATTCAGGGTTCGCTCGATACGCGGTTCGATCAGCATCCGCAGGAACGCATGAAGGAAACCTTCGGCCAGTACGATCCACTCACGCGCGAGACCCTCGCCAAGTCGCCGCAGATCGATCTGGTTGTGTGGCCGGAATCGATGTTCGCCGTAGCCGAGTTTCAAACGAAGTCGGCGAACCAGCTGACCGACTCAAGCATCAATGCCGAGAAGCGACAGTTCATCAAGAGTTGGCAGGGGCTGTTTGAAACTACGCTCGGTGAAGTGCAACGCTTCCTGCCGGAGAGTCAGTTCCTCTTTGGGACGACGACGTTGCAGTTTGATCTGCGCGACGAGAATCCACAGCCGAAGAACTACAACGTCGCGCTGCTCGCCGCGCCGGGCAAGGGCTTAGTCAATCGCTATTACAAAATGCATCCGGTCATGTTCGGCGAATTCGTGCCGCTGACCGATCTCTTTCCTGCTTTGACGAGTCTCACTCCGATTGGCGAAGGAATGTCGGTCGGCAATGAGCCCGTGCTGATGGAAGTGCGTGATTACGCGCTCGCGCCGAATATCTGTTTCGAAAGCACCGTGCCGCATCTGTTGCGGCAGCAAGTGAGCCATTTGGAACAGGAAAACAAACGGCCGATCGATGCCATTGTGAACATCAGCAACGACGGCTGGTTCAAGGCAAGCGGGATTCTCGATCTCCATTTCCGCTGCAGCGTGTTTCGCGCAATCGAAAACCGCAAGCCAGTGATCATCGCAGCCAACACCGGCATCTCGGCCCACATCGACGGCAACGGCCGGGTGATCGAGCGCGGCCCGAAGCGTTCGCCGAAACCGCTCGTTGCCAGCGTCGTTCCTGACGGCCGACGAAGTCCGTATCACTCCGTCGGCGATCTCTTTGCCTGGCTCTGTGCAGGCGCGACCTGGGGCGTGGCGCTGTTCGCCACGCTGAAGCGTTGA